From Salarias fasciatus chromosome 12, fSalaFa1.1, whole genome shotgun sequence, the proteins below share one genomic window:
- the fsta gene encoding follistatin-A isoform X1 — translation MFGMLKHHLHPGIFLLFVWLCHLMEHQKVQAGNCWLQQGKNGRCQVLYMPGMSREECCRSGRLGTSWTEEDVPNSTLFRWMIFNGGAPNCIPCKGGETCDNVDCGPGKRCKMNRRSKPRCVCAPDCSNITWKGPVCGSDGKTYKDECALLKAKCKGHPDLDVQYQGKCKKTCRDVLCPGSSTCVVDQTNNAYCVTCNRICPEVTSPEQYLCGNDGIVYASACHLRRATCLLGRSIGVAYEGKCIKAKSCEDIQCSTGKKCLWDARMGRGRCSLCDETCPESRTDEAVCASDNTTYPSECAMKQAACSLGMLLEVKHSGSCNSITEDQEEDEEDEDSDYMAYVHLSSILDG, via the exons ATGTTTGGGATGCTGAaacaccacctccacccggGCATTTTTCTCTTGTTCGTATGGCTTTGTCACCTCATGGAACATCAAAAAGTTCAAG CTGGGAACTGCTGGCTGCAGCAGGGGAAGAACGGGAGATGCCAGGTGCTCTACATGCCCGGGATGAGCAGGGAGGAGTGCTGCCGGAGCGGAAGGCTGGGGACGTCCTGGACCGAGGAGGACGTCCCCAACAGCACGCTCTTTAGGTGGATGATCTTCAATGGCGGAGCTCCCAATTGCATACCTTGCAAAGGTGGAG AAACCTGCGACAATGTAGACTGTGGGCCCGGAAAGAGGTGCAAAATGAACAGGAGAAGTAAGCCACGCTGCGTGTGCGCGCCAGACTGCTCCAACATCACCTGGAAGGGGCCGGTCTGCGGCTCAGACGGGAAAACCTACAAAGACGAGTGCGCGCTGCTGAAGGCGAAGTGTAAAGGCCACCCCGACCTGGACGTGCAGTACCAGGGAAAATGCAAGA AAACGTGCCGGGATGTCTTGTGCCCCGGCAGCTCCACCTGCGTCGTGGACCAGACGAATAACGCCTATTGTGTGACGTGTAATCGGATTTGCCCCGAGGTGACTTCTCCCGAGCAGTACCTGTGTGGAAACGACGGGATCGTCTATGCCAGCGCCTGTCACCTGAGAAGAGCCACCTGCCTCCTGGGCAGGTCCATCGGAGTGGCATATGAGGGGAAATGCATCA AGGCCAAGTCATGTGAGGACATCCAGTGCAGCACAGGAAAGAAGTGTCTGTGGGACGCCCGGATGGGCCGGGGCCGCTGCTCGCTGTGCGACGAGACCTGTCCGGAGAGCAGGACGGACGAGGCGGTGTGTGCCAGCGACAACACCACATATCCCAGCGAGTGTGCCATGAAGCAAGCTGCTTGCTCTTTGGGGATGCTGCTGGAAGTCAAGCACTCAGGATCTTGCAACT CCATTACAgaagaccaggaggaggatgaggaagatgaggacTCAGACTACATGGCCTACGTCCATTTATCCTCTATACTGGACGGATAG
- the fsta gene encoding follistatin-A isoform X2 — translation MFGMLKHHLHPGIFLLFVWLCHLMEHQKVQAGNCWLQQGKNGRCQVLYMPGMSREECCRSGRLGTSWTEEDVPNSTLFRWMIFNGGAPNCIPCKETCDNVDCGPGKRCKMNRRSKPRCVCAPDCSNITWKGPVCGSDGKTYKDECALLKAKCKGHPDLDVQYQGKCKKTCRDVLCPGSSTCVVDQTNNAYCVTCNRICPEVTSPEQYLCGNDGIVYASACHLRRATCLLGRSIGVAYEGKCIKAKSCEDIQCSTGKKCLWDARMGRGRCSLCDETCPESRTDEAVCASDNTTYPSECAMKQAACSLGMLLEVKHSGSCNSITEDQEEDEEDEDSDYMAYVHLSSILDG, via the exons ATGTTTGGGATGCTGAaacaccacctccacccggGCATTTTTCTCTTGTTCGTATGGCTTTGTCACCTCATGGAACATCAAAAAGTTCAAG CTGGGAACTGCTGGCTGCAGCAGGGGAAGAACGGGAGATGCCAGGTGCTCTACATGCCCGGGATGAGCAGGGAGGAGTGCTGCCGGAGCGGAAGGCTGGGGACGTCCTGGACCGAGGAGGACGTCCCCAACAGCACGCTCTTTAGGTGGATGATCTTCAATGGCGGAGCTCCCAATTGCATACCTTGCAAAG AAACCTGCGACAATGTAGACTGTGGGCCCGGAAAGAGGTGCAAAATGAACAGGAGAAGTAAGCCACGCTGCGTGTGCGCGCCAGACTGCTCCAACATCACCTGGAAGGGGCCGGTCTGCGGCTCAGACGGGAAAACCTACAAAGACGAGTGCGCGCTGCTGAAGGCGAAGTGTAAAGGCCACCCCGACCTGGACGTGCAGTACCAGGGAAAATGCAAGA AAACGTGCCGGGATGTCTTGTGCCCCGGCAGCTCCACCTGCGTCGTGGACCAGACGAATAACGCCTATTGTGTGACGTGTAATCGGATTTGCCCCGAGGTGACTTCTCCCGAGCAGTACCTGTGTGGAAACGACGGGATCGTCTATGCCAGCGCCTGTCACCTGAGAAGAGCCACCTGCCTCCTGGGCAGGTCCATCGGAGTGGCATATGAGGGGAAATGCATCA AGGCCAAGTCATGTGAGGACATCCAGTGCAGCACAGGAAAGAAGTGTCTGTGGGACGCCCGGATGGGCCGGGGCCGCTGCTCGCTGTGCGACGAGACCTGTCCGGAGAGCAGGACGGACGAGGCGGTGTGTGCCAGCGACAACACCACATATCCCAGCGAGTGTGCCATGAAGCAAGCTGCTTGCTCTTTGGGGATGCTGCTGGAAGTCAAGCACTCAGGATCTTGCAACT CCATTACAgaagaccaggaggaggatgaggaagatgaggacTCAGACTACATGGCCTACGTCCATTTATCCTCTATACTGGACGGATAG